From a region of the Sander lucioperca isolate FBNREF2018 chromosome 8, SLUC_FBN_1.2, whole genome shotgun sequence genome:
- the lrrfip1a gene encoding zinc finger CCCH domain-containing protein 13 isoform X17: MGTQGTGRKRSTKKERSTAEDDALNLIAREAEARLAAKRAARAEAREIRMKELERQQKEIFQVQKKYYGLNTKIDDRADSKWGDIEQWMEDSERYSRSSRIQTLSDDDERMSVGSRGSVRASYASSDLYGFNGLSSSRKPGSTFNGYQFSRPLSQITQQLYRRPLEYTSYRSSGSRVSSRAGSARASPVDNCSSVASFLRSAANSSGLHRDLDDVTIPDFSDVEDRDYLEKGSRAASALTAATLTSLGGTSSRRGSGETAITVDAETSIREIKEIHELKDQIQDVETKYTQNLKEVKDVLVEVEEKYRKAMVSNAQLDNEKNNLMYQVDTLKDSLMELEELLSESRRGYEEKVKEYEREKHAHSVLQFQFSEMKETLKQSEELLNDIRQLRMKQEGFVREISDLQETVEWKDKKIGALERQKEYTDAIRIERDELREEVVQLRDILKKHGIVLGPDLNINGEVGETEVDGSPSADAAPQPAQDSHASPAEGNSMLGNTEETQLRSSREEEVDPERHQEMFEEAKENHLSTDTLCNVAGVSTLETSSEEQPTEEQQTCLEEDKKTATEEDNVEEHCLSKDSNVDINDQSITEAKDITICSPGLQGIVTSSEKNVPEKERPAGGDLGETETKSSSVDTKSDDIRESSNNLSEERGNKQEDVEESHLRNTEPCPQPRIVMTESLPGESAQAVENTEPQPKPDEAEDAENDEAGEISIKTQPQCAAASGKKKKRKRKSKKKGGTHEDKNQQKDVTDKENDKAEIDIESATREKGPTTEPKVDDSVTETLRGSRVDQVKNEQHRQETEEVDGVKAVKPTEIFSPTETLKESRRDHVTDEHDKEQTLETENVGEAEAVATTETFSPTETLKESRRDHATDEQNKEPGLEAETVEAVAPIETFSHVETLTETTAELRKDEQNKKQTLELEKVEEVGSTTSPVPETDLSTSDHIDNKGAESSDDLDKECTFCIDNSKSETNISTNDDVIHTELENMNSAEDEVGPIDEMKAECSTNNPENAFETRGNKNTDAESHVSSNGDIAADESESTSIAESKESMSVSLSSTDGFTDALISLSGSDLSAAVNSGSDGTPIKVSEGGPKETTEAAKDDEESGTENGQESFSPSVISSALNADRTEREELNEGLREAEGLIEPDRSRDEKSDSCESASLTENTEAFDTVNSPLQAELLDDVESQTLQCEGQIDESNVEVASESEEINTIDMLNTPASPKEATEIGSSLEQNHSTEESAVAEDPEHENSQNDQRSETQRLPEPSKDKSEDNNSSQPTLQGSDEDNGEDDEGQSFDFDDMDVEAAVATSLPKNPEQEENEEGVKVMSDESSNGISVQSKTESNDKSQEEPVERNDETCTVDGGNEVDKPDTVPRDNQNSLAHEDNTSEKGEHVENVCEKQKPMPGEEAGVADEPRHIIEEGKVLNIGELGGVAEDINQATSLPIEEGLDAIKQELQGENLESPKHVEQVASNKEPQQTGKDVKKNGKKGKGKGKEECKMS; this comes from the exons gcCGAGGCAAGGCTGGCAGCGAAGAGGGCAGCCAGGGCAGAGGCCAGAGAGATCCGCATGAAGGAACTGGAGCGACAGCAGAAAGAG ATCTTTCAGGTGCAGAAG AAATATTATGGCTTGAACACCAAAATAGATGACCGAGCGGACAGCAAATGGGGAGATATTGAACAATGGATG GAGGACAGTGAGAGATACTCACGTTCTTCACGGATACAAACG CTCTCAGACGACGATGAGCGGATGTCAGTGGGAAGCCGGGGCAGCGTCCGG GCATCTTATGCTTCCTCTGACTTGTACGGCTTCAATGGTCTGTCCTCTTCCAGAAAACCAGGTTCAACCTTCAATGGTTACCAG TTCAGCAGGCCACTCAGTCAGATCACCCAGCAGCTCTATCGTAGG CCTTTAGAGTACACTAGTTATCGCAGCTCCGGCTCCAGAGTTTCCTCCAGGGCCGGATCGGCCCGCGCCAGCCCAGTG GACAACTGCAGCTCTGTTGCCAGTTTTTTGAGGAGTGCGGCCAATAGCAGTGGCCTCCACCGAGACCTGGACGATGTTACTATTCCTGACTTTTCTGAT GTGGAGGACAGAGATTATCTGGAGAAG GGATCTCGAGCAGCTTCTGCTTTAACAGCAGCAACCCTCACCTCCTTAGGCGGGACGTCCTCGCGGAGAGGAAGTGGCGAGACGGCTATAACTGTAGATGCAGAGACGTCTATACGAGAAATCAAG GAGATTCATGAACTGAAGGATCAGATTCAAGATGTGGAAACCAAGTACACGCAGAACCTAAAAGAAGTCAAG GATGTATTAGTAGAAGTGGAGGAGAAGTACCGTAAGGCCATGGTGTCCAACGCCCAGTTGGACAACGAGAAGAACAACCTGATGTACCAGGTGGACACGCTCAAAGACTCGCTCATGGAGCTGGAGGAACTGCTGTCTGAGTCGCGCCGCGGATATGAGGAGAAAGTCAAG GAATACGAGCGAGAGAAGCATGCCCACTCTGTGCTTCAGTTCCAGTTCAGTGAAATGAAAGAGACGCTAAAACAAAGTGAAGAGCTGCTCAAC GACATCCGTCAGCTGCGTATGAAACAGGAAGGTTTTGTTAGAGAAATATCTGACCTGCAGGAGACGGTGGAGTGGAAGGATAAAAAGATTGGG GCCTTAGAGCGACAGAAAGAATACACAGATGCAATCCGAATTGAGCGAGATGAGCTCAGAGAAGAGGTGGTGCAGCTGAGAGACATTTTGAAG aAACATGGAATAGTATTGGGACCTGATCTAAACATCAATGGAGAGGTTGGTGAGACAGAAGTGGACGGGTCCCCCAGTGCAGACGCTGCTCCCCAACCGGCTCAGGATTCACACGCTTCCCCAGCGGAGGGGAACAGCATGCTCg GCAACACAGAGGAGACTCAGTTGAGAAgtagcagagaggaagaggtggaTCCAGAGCGGCATCAGGAAATGTTTGAGGAAGCCAAAGAGAATCACTTGAGCACTGATACTCTCTGTAATGTTGCTGGTGTTTCCACCCTGGAAACATCTAGCGAAGAACAGCCAACAGAAGAACAACAGACATGCTTAGAAGAAGACAAGAAGACTGCCACAGAAGAAGACAATGTTGAAGAACATTGCCTCAGCAAGGACTCAAATGTTGACATTAATGACCAATCAATCACAGAGGCCAAAGATATAACCATTTGCAGCCCGGGGCTTCAAGGGATTGTAACAAGTTCTGAGAAAAATGTTCCAGAGAAAGAAAGGCCTGCAGGGGGAGATTTAGGGGAGACAGAAACCAAAAGCAGTAGTGTTGACACCAAGAGTGATGACATTAGAGAGTCATCTAACAACCTTTCTGAAGAGCGAGGAAACAAACAGGAAGATGTTGAGGAAAGTCATTTGAGAAATACAGAACCATGTCCTCAGCCAAGAATTGTTATGACGGAAAGTTTACCGGGCGAGTCCGCCCAAGCTGTAGAAAACACCGAACCTCAACCAAAGCCTGATGAAGCAGAAGATGCAGAGAACGACGAGGCAGGGGAAATATCAATTAAAACTCAGCCTCAGTGCGCTGCTGCTTCagggaaaaagaagaaaaggaagaggaaaagCAAAAAGAAAGGAGGAACTCACGAGGATAAGAACCAACAAAAAGATGTAACCgataaagaaaatgacaaagcCGAAATAGACATTGAATCGGCTACAAGAGAGAAAGGGCCAACGACAGAACCTAAAGTTGATGATTCTGTTACTGAAACCCTTAGGGGATCAAGGGTGGATCAAGTTAAGAATGAGCAGCACAGGCAAGAAACTGAGGAGGTAGATGGCGTAAAAGCAGTGAAACCCACTGAAATCTTTTCTCCCACTGAAACTCTCAAAGAATCAAGAAGGGATCATGTTACAGATGAGCACGACAAGGAACAAACTTTGGAAACGGAGAACGTAGGAGAAGCTGAAGCCGTGGCGACTACTGAAACCTTTTCTCCCACTGAAACTCTCAAAGAATCAAGAAGGGATCATGCTACAGATGAGCAGAACAAGGAACCAGGTCTGGAAGCTGAAACGGTAGAGGCAGTGGCACCCATTGAAACCTTTTCTCACGTTGAAACTCTCACGGAAACCACAGCAGAACTCAGAAAGGATGagcaaaacaagaaacaaacttTAGAATTAGAGAAAGTAGAAGAAGTGGGGTCTACAACAAGTCCTGTCCCAGAGACCGACCTCAGTACTTCTGATCATATTGACAACAAAGGTGCAGAGAGCTCTGATGATCTTGACAAAGAATGCACTTTCTGTATAGATAACTCTAAAAGTGAAACGAACATCTCAACTAATGACGATGTCATCCATACTGAGTTAGAAAATATGAATAGTGCAGAGGATGAAGTTGGACCTATTGATGAGATGAAAGCTGAATGCTCAACTAATAACCCCGAAAACGCTTTTGAAACAAGGGGTAATAAAAACACTGACGCTGAATCGCATGTTTCAAGCAATGGTGACATTGCTGCTGATGAATCTGAATCCACCAGCATTGCTGAGAGTAAGGAGAGCATGTCTGTGTCCCTGTCTTCTACCGATGGCTTCACCGACGCTCTCATAAGCTTGTCTGGCTCAGACCTGTCTGCAGCCGTGAACTCAGGCAGCGATGGCACTCCCATCAAGGTTTCTGAGGGAGGTCCCAAGGAGACAACTGAGGCAGCCAAAGACGACGAGGAGTCAGGAACAGAGAATGGACAAGAATCCTTTTCTCCCAGTGTCATTTCTTCAGCGCTAAACGCAGACCGAACAGAAAGGGAGGAGCTAAATGAAGGCTTGAGGGAAGCTGAAGGTTTAATCGAGCCAGACCGCTCACgtgacgaaaaaagtgacagttgTGAGAGTGCATCTTTAACAGAAAACACTGAAGCTTTTGACACTGTAAATAGTCCGTTGCAGGCCGAACTATTGGATGATGTAGAAAGCCAGACATTACAGTGTGAGGGTCAGATTGATGAATCGAATGTTGAAGTGGCCTCTGAATCAGAAGAGATCAATACCATTGACATGTTAAATACACCAGCCTCTCCAAAAGAAGCTACTGAAATTGGGTCCTCTCTCGAGCAGAACCACAGTACTGAAGAATCAGCTGTTGCAGAAGATCCTGAACATGAAAACAGTCAAAATGATCAGCGGAGTGAGACACAGCGACTGCCTGAACCCAGCAAAGACAAGTCTGAAGATAATAATTCATCTCAACCCACCCTGCAGGGGAGCGATGAAGACAATGGTGAAGATGACGAAGGCCAGTCTTTTGATTTTGATGACATGGATGTCGAGGCGGCTGTAGCGACAAGTCTCCCTAAAAATCCGGAACAGGAAGAAAATGAGGAGGGAGTTAAGGTCATGTCGGATGAAAGCAGCAATGGAATTTCAGTCCAAAGTAAAACTGAGTCAAATGACAAATCACAAGAAGAGCCAGTTGAAAGAAATGACGAGACGTGTACGGTTGATGGCGGTAACGAGGTAGATAAACCAGATACTGTGCCTCGAGACAACCAAAACTCTTTGGCTCATGAGGACAACACGTCTGAAAAGGGGGAACATGTGGAAAATGTGTGCGAAAAGCAGAAACCCATGCCTGGGGAAGAAGCAGGTGTAGCAGATGAGCCCAGGCACATTATAGAGGAAGGAAAGGTTTTGAATATTGGAGAGTTGGGTGGTGTTGCAGAGGACATTAACCAGGCGACGTCTCTACCCATAGAGGAAGGGTTAGATGCCATTAAGCAGGAGTTGCAGGGTGAAAATTTGGAATCACCAAAGCATGTAGAACAAGTGGCCAGCAACAAAGAGCCACAGCAGACAGGGAAAGATGTGAAGAAAAACGGCAAGAAAGGTAAAGGCAAGGGCAAGGAGGAGTGCAAGATGTCTTAG
- the lrrfip1a gene encoding zinc finger CCCH domain-containing protein 13 isoform X15 gives MGTQGTGRKRSTKKERSTAEDDALNLIAREAEARLAAKRAARAEAREIRMKELERQQKEIFQVQKKYYGLNTKIDDRADSKWGDIEQWMEDSERYSRSSRIQTLSDDDERMSVGSRGSVRSDLDAVGAYGGGDSSSHKKSKKKKKHKHKDRNGCEDDYSVISSRSSRLSDESRVSRSSRLDLTGSRLSDDTRVSRASRLDLQPASYASSDLYGFNGLSSSRKPGSTFNGYQVEDRDYLEKGSRAASALTAATLTSLGGTSSRRGSGETAITVDAETSIREIKEIHELKDQIQDVETKYTQNLKEVKDVLVEVEEKYRKAMVSNAQLDNEKNNLMYQVDTLKDSLMELEELLSESRRGYEEKVKEYEREKHAHSVLQFQFSEMKETLKQSEELLNDIRQLRMKQEGFVREISDLQETVEWKDKKIGALERQKEYTDAIRIERDELREEVVQLRDILKKHGIVLGPDLNINGEVGETEVDGSPSADAAPQPAQDSHASPAEGNSMLGNTEETQLRSSREEEVDPERHQEMFEEAKENHLSTDTLCNVAGVSTLETSSEEQPTEEQQTCLEEDKKTATEEDNVEEHCLSKDSNVDINDQSITEAKDITICSPGLQGIVTSSEKNVPEKERPAGGDLGETETKSSSVDTKSDDIRESSNNLSEERGNKQEDVEESHLRNTEPCPQPRIVMTESLPGESAQAVENTEPQPKPDEAEDAENDEAGEISIKTQPQCAAASGKKKKRKRKSKKKGGTHEDKNQQKDVTDKENDKAEIDIESATREKGPTTEPKVDDSVTETLRGSRVDQVKNEQHRQETEEVDGVKAVKPTEIFSPTETLKESRRDHVTDEHDKEQTLETENVGEAEAVATTETFSPTETLKESRRDHATDEQNKEPGLEAETVEAVAPIETFSHVETLTETTAELRKDEQNKKQTLELEKVEEVGSTTSPVPETDLSTSDHIDNKGAESSDDLDKECTFCIDNSKSETNISTNDDVIHTELENMNSAEDEVGPIDEMKAECSTNNPENAFETRGNKNTDAESHVSSNGDIAADESESTSIAESKESMSVSLSSTDGFTDALISLSGSDLSAAVNSGSDGTPIKVSEGGPKETTEAAKDDEESGTENGQESFSPSVISSALNADRTEREELNEGLREAEGLIEPDRSRDEKSDSCESASLTENTEAFDTVNSPLQAELLDDVESQTLQCEGQIDESNVEVASESEEINTIDMLNTPASPKEATEIGSSLEQNHSTEESAVAEDPEHENSQNDQRSETQRLPEPSKDKSEDNNSSQPTLQGSDEDNGEDDEGQSFDFDDMDVEAAVATSLPKNPEQEENEEGVKVMSDESSNGISVQSKTESNDKSQEEPVERNDETCTVDGGNEVDKPDTVPRDNQNSLAHEDNTSEKGEHVENVCEKQKPMPGEEAGVADEPRHIIEEGKVLNIGELGGVAEDINQATSLPIEEGLDAIKQELQGENLESPKHVEQVASNKEPQQTGKDVKKNGKKGKGKGKEECKMS, from the exons gcCGAGGCAAGGCTGGCAGCGAAGAGGGCAGCCAGGGCAGAGGCCAGAGAGATCCGCATGAAGGAACTGGAGCGACAGCAGAAAGAG ATCTTTCAGGTGCAGAAG AAATATTATGGCTTGAACACCAAAATAGATGACCGAGCGGACAGCAAATGGGGAGATATTGAACAATGGATG GAGGACAGTGAGAGATACTCACGTTCTTCACGGATACAAACG CTCTCAGACGACGATGAGCGGATGTCAGTGGGAAGCCGGGGCAGCGTCCGG TCGGATCTTGATGCAGTTGGGGCTTATGGTGGAGGG GACTCCTCATCACATAAGAAgtcaaagaaaaagaagaaacataagcACAAAGAT AGGAACGGCTGTGAGGATGATTACAGTGTAATATCCAGCAGG AGCTCCAGACTCAGTGATGAAAGCAGAGTGTCTCGCTCCTCCAGGCTAGACCTAACG ggctccagactaagtGATGACACCCGGGTGTCCCGGGCCTCCAGATTAGACCTGCAGCCG GCATCTTATGCTTCCTCTGACTTGTACGGCTTCAATGGTCTGTCCTCTTCCAGAAAACCAGGTTCAACCTTCAATGGTTACCAG GTGGAGGACAGAGATTATCTGGAGAAG GGATCTCGAGCAGCTTCTGCTTTAACAGCAGCAACCCTCACCTCCTTAGGCGGGACGTCCTCGCGGAGAGGAAGTGGCGAGACGGCTATAACTGTAGATGCAGAGACGTCTATACGAGAAATCAAG GAGATTCATGAACTGAAGGATCAGATTCAAGATGTGGAAACCAAGTACACGCAGAACCTAAAAGAAGTCAAG GATGTATTAGTAGAAGTGGAGGAGAAGTACCGTAAGGCCATGGTGTCCAACGCCCAGTTGGACAACGAGAAGAACAACCTGATGTACCAGGTGGACACGCTCAAAGACTCGCTCATGGAGCTGGAGGAACTGCTGTCTGAGTCGCGCCGCGGATATGAGGAGAAAGTCAAG GAATACGAGCGAGAGAAGCATGCCCACTCTGTGCTTCAGTTCCAGTTCAGTGAAATGAAAGAGACGCTAAAACAAAGTGAAGAGCTGCTCAAC GACATCCGTCAGCTGCGTATGAAACAGGAAGGTTTTGTTAGAGAAATATCTGACCTGCAGGAGACGGTGGAGTGGAAGGATAAAAAGATTGGG GCCTTAGAGCGACAGAAAGAATACACAGATGCAATCCGAATTGAGCGAGATGAGCTCAGAGAAGAGGTGGTGCAGCTGAGAGACATTTTGAAG aAACATGGAATAGTATTGGGACCTGATCTAAACATCAATGGAGAGGTTGGTGAGACAGAAGTGGACGGGTCCCCCAGTGCAGACGCTGCTCCCCAACCGGCTCAGGATTCACACGCTTCCCCAGCGGAGGGGAACAGCATGCTCg GCAACACAGAGGAGACTCAGTTGAGAAgtagcagagaggaagaggtggaTCCAGAGCGGCATCAGGAAATGTTTGAGGAAGCCAAAGAGAATCACTTGAGCACTGATACTCTCTGTAATGTTGCTGGTGTTTCCACCCTGGAAACATCTAGCGAAGAACAGCCAACAGAAGAACAACAGACATGCTTAGAAGAAGACAAGAAGACTGCCACAGAAGAAGACAATGTTGAAGAACATTGCCTCAGCAAGGACTCAAATGTTGACATTAATGACCAATCAATCACAGAGGCCAAAGATATAACCATTTGCAGCCCGGGGCTTCAAGGGATTGTAACAAGTTCTGAGAAAAATGTTCCAGAGAAAGAAAGGCCTGCAGGGGGAGATTTAGGGGAGACAGAAACCAAAAGCAGTAGTGTTGACACCAAGAGTGATGACATTAGAGAGTCATCTAACAACCTTTCTGAAGAGCGAGGAAACAAACAGGAAGATGTTGAGGAAAGTCATTTGAGAAATACAGAACCATGTCCTCAGCCAAGAATTGTTATGACGGAAAGTTTACCGGGCGAGTCCGCCCAAGCTGTAGAAAACACCGAACCTCAACCAAAGCCTGATGAAGCAGAAGATGCAGAGAACGACGAGGCAGGGGAAATATCAATTAAAACTCAGCCTCAGTGCGCTGCTGCTTCagggaaaaagaagaaaaggaagaggaaaagCAAAAAGAAAGGAGGAACTCACGAGGATAAGAACCAACAAAAAGATGTAACCgataaagaaaatgacaaagcCGAAATAGACATTGAATCGGCTACAAGAGAGAAAGGGCCAACGACAGAACCTAAAGTTGATGATTCTGTTACTGAAACCCTTAGGGGATCAAGGGTGGATCAAGTTAAGAATGAGCAGCACAGGCAAGAAACTGAGGAGGTAGATGGCGTAAAAGCAGTGAAACCCACTGAAATCTTTTCTCCCACTGAAACTCTCAAAGAATCAAGAAGGGATCATGTTACAGATGAGCACGACAAGGAACAAACTTTGGAAACGGAGAACGTAGGAGAAGCTGAAGCCGTGGCGACTACTGAAACCTTTTCTCCCACTGAAACTCTCAAAGAATCAAGAAGGGATCATGCTACAGATGAGCAGAACAAGGAACCAGGTCTGGAAGCTGAAACGGTAGAGGCAGTGGCACCCATTGAAACCTTTTCTCACGTTGAAACTCTCACGGAAACCACAGCAGAACTCAGAAAGGATGagcaaaacaagaaacaaacttTAGAATTAGAGAAAGTAGAAGAAGTGGGGTCTACAACAAGTCCTGTCCCAGAGACCGACCTCAGTACTTCTGATCATATTGACAACAAAGGTGCAGAGAGCTCTGATGATCTTGACAAAGAATGCACTTTCTGTATAGATAACTCTAAAAGTGAAACGAACATCTCAACTAATGACGATGTCATCCATACTGAGTTAGAAAATATGAATAGTGCAGAGGATGAAGTTGGACCTATTGATGAGATGAAAGCTGAATGCTCAACTAATAACCCCGAAAACGCTTTTGAAACAAGGGGTAATAAAAACACTGACGCTGAATCGCATGTTTCAAGCAATGGTGACATTGCTGCTGATGAATCTGAATCCACCAGCATTGCTGAGAGTAAGGAGAGCATGTCTGTGTCCCTGTCTTCTACCGATGGCTTCACCGACGCTCTCATAAGCTTGTCTGGCTCAGACCTGTCTGCAGCCGTGAACTCAGGCAGCGATGGCACTCCCATCAAGGTTTCTGAGGGAGGTCCCAAGGAGACAACTGAGGCAGCCAAAGACGACGAGGAGTCAGGAACAGAGAATGGACAAGAATCCTTTTCTCCCAGTGTCATTTCTTCAGCGCTAAACGCAGACCGAACAGAAAGGGAGGAGCTAAATGAAGGCTTGAGGGAAGCTGAAGGTTTAATCGAGCCAGACCGCTCACgtgacgaaaaaagtgacagttgTGAGAGTGCATCTTTAACAGAAAACACTGAAGCTTTTGACACTGTAAATAGTCCGTTGCAGGCCGAACTATTGGATGATGTAGAAAGCCAGACATTACAGTGTGAGGGTCAGATTGATGAATCGAATGTTGAAGTGGCCTCTGAATCAGAAGAGATCAATACCATTGACATGTTAAATACACCAGCCTCTCCAAAAGAAGCTACTGAAATTGGGTCCTCTCTCGAGCAGAACCACAGTACTGAAGAATCAGCTGTTGCAGAAGATCCTGAACATGAAAACAGTCAAAATGATCAGCGGAGTGAGACACAGCGACTGCCTGAACCCAGCAAAGACAAGTCTGAAGATAATAATTCATCTCAACCCACCCTGCAGGGGAGCGATGAAGACAATGGTGAAGATGACGAAGGCCAGTCTTTTGATTTTGATGACATGGATGTCGAGGCGGCTGTAGCGACAAGTCTCCCTAAAAATCCGGAACAGGAAGAAAATGAGGAGGGAGTTAAGGTCATGTCGGATGAAAGCAGCAATGGAATTTCAGTCCAAAGTAAAACTGAGTCAAATGACAAATCACAAGAAGAGCCAGTTGAAAGAAATGACGAGACGTGTACGGTTGATGGCGGTAACGAGGTAGATAAACCAGATACTGTGCCTCGAGACAACCAAAACTCTTTGGCTCATGAGGACAACACGTCTGAAAAGGGGGAACATGTGGAAAATGTGTGCGAAAAGCAGAAACCCATGCCTGGGGAAGAAGCAGGTGTAGCAGATGAGCCCAGGCACATTATAGAGGAAGGAAAGGTTTTGAATATTGGAGAGTTGGGTGGTGTTGCAGAGGACATTAACCAGGCGACGTCTCTACCCATAGAGGAAGGGTTAGATGCCATTAAGCAGGAGTTGCAGGGTGAAAATTTGGAATCACCAAAGCATGTAGAACAAGTGGCCAGCAACAAAGAGCCACAGCAGACAGGGAAAGATGTGAAGAAAAACGGCAAGAAAGGTAAAGGCAAGGGCAAGGAGGAGTGCAAGATGTCTTAG